GGGGGCGAACCATACTTCCAGTAATTTTTCTGGGCCTTCAAATGGTCCGGGGGAAGTCAACACTTCCTGAGGAGTTTCGAGCGATAGTGTCATTTTGGATGTGGGTCCTCACTGACTGGTCAAACTACGTGCGCTGACcagaaagaaaggaatagGTTGACTCTTTATATACGAGTGTCGATGGTGATAGATGGACGTGTCTGAGACCAACAAAGTAGAAAGGAGGGTTCTTTGATAGCTCATACTGATTGATACTCATTCGTACACACCAAAATTCCAAATTCAACAAAAAGAGATAACGAGAAAAAAAAGTGTCACGTGACGAcgagatggaggaggttcAAACACTATGATGCATATTTCATGTCACTATACCATGGATATCTTTGTATCATGCATGCAAGTTCTTGTACCGTGAATGGATCAGATCACTCCGACAGGTTATGTTTCCCTCTATCAGGCAAAGGGAACAAATGACCTCTGCCTTTCCATTCCTTGCTTCCTTGCTTCAACCTCTCTACCACTTCTTTCGTACTTATCTGTTCTATCTGAGGCCAAACAGCGTCATTCCATGTCCTCTTATTGGAGGGTACACCAAGTCTGTCTAGAGCTTCTATCGACTTGATTGGTATCATAGGTTGTAGTAAGATAGAAGCGATTCGTAGGGAATGATAAGCGTAAATTATCGCTTTGGTGCCGTCTTCAGCGGACCATGGTTTCAGGTCGGTGAACAGTTTGTTCGTCTATAAAATAGCATCGTCAATATTTCACTTGGATCataaaggtgaaagagaggttTTCTTTTGATTTCATTGACAGAAAAGAAATAAACTTACAGCAGCTATAACATCCATAACACTCTGACAAGCTCCACTAACTCCATAGACTTCCATCTTATTTTCGAATTCATCCCTTAATCCACCTAACAGTCTatccaaatcttcatctctATCTTGCGACGTCGGTGTGACGAGGTCTAATTCCCTGGTAGCCTTTTTCAACATTTTGGAACCTGATATACGCGATAGTAAATTTCCAAATTGATCCGCTAGGATCCGATAATGGACTTCCACTTGGTCTGGTGCATAGTCTGACGAAGTCATAACACcggatgatcagctgactatCTTTCACAAGCAGAGTCTCATGTAGATTACTACCACTCAGCTTGATCAGCTCGttcactcaccagcatcATCCGTCAAGCTACCACCGACTCTCATGAGATACCATCTCACACCATCTACACTCCAATCTCTCATTGCCTGTATCGGGTCCACGACATTCCCCTTGGATTTCGACATTTTGAATTTACCCATTGTCCAATGTGCGTGAGCTATGACTCGCCTAGGAGGTGAGAGGGATGCGGAAGCTAGCAGGGCTGGCCAATGTATAGCGTGGAATCTGGTAAATTACGGCCGATTAGCACATGAGATAAATCCCCCCCTAGCGAGGTAGGTAGTCATCAAGTGAGCATGGTTAGTAGATACGAGATGACCCACTTAGTTATATCCTTTCCAACTACATGCACGTCCGCGGGCCACCCATCGTTCTGTGTTGGATACCCAGTAACGGTCAAGTAATTTATCAAGGCATCTACCCAGACGtatatcgattgatcaggatCATTCGGCACGGGTATACCCCATTTCACCCTTGATTTAGGTCTTGATACAGATAAGTCTTCGAGGTTATTTATCTGGGATAAAAGATGTTGACGGACAGAAGGTGGATGGACAGCTGCAGAACCGAGGTAAATTTTTAGAACATTCGGGTACGATGAAGTAACGACCACAgataaatcactcacactccGGCTTTGATAACCACTCATTCAAAAAACCTCTATAAGCCGACAACCTGAATTTCCAATTGGTTTCTTCCTCCCATATCACCTCATTACCACTTTCCAAAGCTACCATCACACCGTCTGATTCTCTTTTCGTCACCTGAGAAGCGGCGTAAAACGATTCGTCCGATATGGAGTACCATCCTGAATGAGTCCCTTTGTATATATCTCCTCGGTCTACTAGCTTTTGCTGTAAAACGAAAAATACATATGAAAAGCTTATCAGCTTCCAACCCATATTATATCGCTGGTGAAAGAGTGTGTAGGGGGTTGAGTGACTTACCCAGAAATGCTCGACTGCTTTCTGATGCCTCTCTTCGGTAGTTCGTATGAAATCGGTATTCGAGGCATTAGCCAATTTAGCTAGATCCTATCAGTAGTAACCACTCTtgagatcagcttcaagACAAAGACACCTGATGGCTATTCGATATAGTCATACGTACTCGGAACCTTTCTGAAACATCATCACAGAATTCCTGTTCACCCACTCCCCTCGCTTTAGCAGCCTGCTGTATCTTCATACCATGTTCATCCGTGCCCGTTGCAAAGATGACTTTCCTATCTGGGTGTCTCAAGCGGGAGAATCGAGCGAGGACATCTGTAAGGAGTAGTGAGTGTAGGTGTCCTATATGAGGGGCTAGACAACATGTCAGATAATCAAGTAtctcaagaaagaagaggtgCAGAGTCACGATCCGACTTACAAGCATTGACATAGAAGATGGGCGTGGTGACGTAAAACGGttttgaagaggatgggtCTCCCGAAGGGGTGAAGAGTGATGGTATCTGCGATGAGGAGGGCTCTAAAGCCGAAGTTGAAGTAGAGGttgaggtagaagaggatcgTATCACATTGAATGTTAGTATAGGTCGGGTTGCAGGAAATGTTGAAGGCCTCGGTCGAAAAGATGACAGCAGACGGGGAATGTGCCGGCGCATTTTCGAGGAGCTCGTCAACTATCGAATTTGCTGCCCGCTCTTCTGATGATTACTGCCCGTCGCTATGAGTCAGGTAGGTAGGTATATGATGTTGACATGCTTGTCATTGCTTTCAGTCATGTATTTTGGCTACAGTCAGACGGAACATCTCGAAAAGGTCTCATTTAAAGTGGAGGTTTTGGTGCTGCCACGTGGTCACCCACTTTCTCAGCTTGCAGCCGAGGTTACGAAGCCAGTTCTGGTTTTCCTCCAAATCCGATCGATCCATTCCTACTCGTATCCCCATTCCTCACTTTTTACCTTGTACATCTCTCCATACCTCAGTCCAGTCAGTCAAACGCAAAATGAACAGATCAGGAGGAGAAGCATTCGCTCGATTGGCGCAACAACTCAACAGGGCGAGGATGCAGGCCAGCGGCGGGGGTGGTCGGGGTgcaggaggaggtggtcAGTTCCCAGGTGGACCCAAGGGTTTCTTAGCTGGAGGTGGAGCTATAGGAGTCTTACTTGCTGGTGGTATAGCTTTGAACTATAGTATCTTCAATGGTCAGCTCGCCCATCTACGTCTGTGTAGCATAGATGGAATttttagctgatatcatgaGATTCATAGTCGATGGTGGTCATCGAGCGATCAAATATTCTAGAGTACAAGGTGTAAGACCCGATATCTATCCCGAAGGTACACATTTAGTGGTATGTGCAGTTGTAAATTATTCCATGGGCAGATCACAGCTGACAGAGTGTGATTTTTGGTGTAGCTGCCATGGTTTGAATCTCCCATCATATACGATGTCAGAGCCAAGCCCAGGAATATCGCTTCTTTGACTGGTACCAAGGATTTACAGATGGTAAGTAGCAGGCCATCGCAAACCATATAAACGCACAAATGGCTGATGATA
The nucleotide sequence above comes from Kwoniella europaea PYCC6329 chromosome 1, complete sequence. Encoded proteins:
- a CDS encoding methionine-tRNA ligase, with translation MRRHIPRLLSSFRPRPSTFPATRPILTFNVIRSSSTSTSTSTSALEPSSSQIPSLFTPSGDPSSSKPFYVTTPIFYVNASPHIGHLHSLLLTDVLARFSRLRHPDRKVIFATGTDEHGMKIQQAAKARGVGEQEFCDDVSERFRDLAKLANASNTDFIRTTEERHQKAVEHFWQKLVDRGDIYKGTHSGWYSISDESFYAASQVTKRESDGVMVALESGNEVIWEEETNWKFRLSAYRGFLNEWLSKPESVHPPSVRQHLLSQINNLEDLSVSRPKSRVKWGIPVPNDPDQSIYVWVDALINYLTVTGYPTQNDGWPADVHVVGKDITKFHAIHWPALLASASLSPPRRVIAHAHWTMGKFKMSKSKGNVVDPIQAMRDWSVDGVRWYLMRVGGSLTDDADYAPDQVEVHYRILADQFGNLLSRISGSKMLKKATRELDLVTPTSQDRDEDLDRLLGGLRDEFENKMEVYGVSGACQSVMDVIAATNKLFTDLKPWSAEDGTKAIIYAYHSLRIASILLQPMIPIKSIEALDRLGVPSNKRTWNDAVWPQIEQISTKEVVERLKQGSKEWKGRGHLFPLPDRGKHNLSE